A window from Agelaius phoeniceus isolate bAgePho1 chromosome 13, bAgePho1.hap1, whole genome shotgun sequence encodes these proteins:
- the MAPK6 gene encoding mitogen-activated protein kinase 6 produces MAEKFESLMNIHGFDLGSRYMDLKPLGCGGNGLVFSAVDNDCDKRVAVKKIVLTDPQSVKHALREIKIIRRLDHDNIVKVFEILGPSGSQLTDDVGSLTELNCVYIVQEYMETDLANLLEQGPLLEDHARLFMYQLLRGLKYIHSANVLHRDLKPANLFINTEDLVLKIGDFGLARIMDPHYSHKGHLSEGLVTKWYRSPRLLLSPNNYTKAIDMWAAGCIFAEMLTGKTLFAGAHELEQMQLILESIPVVHEEDRQELLNVIPVYIRNDMTEPHKPLTQLLPGISPEALDFLEQILTFSPMDRLTAEEALSHPYMSIYSFPTDEPISSHPFHIEDEVDDILLMDESHSHIYNWERYHESQFSDHDWPIHNNYEADEVQRDPRALSDVTDEEEVQVDPRKYLDGDREKYLEDPAFDTHFSTEPCWQYSDHHENKYCDLECSHTCNYKMRSSSYLDNLVWRDSEVNHYYEPKLIIDLSNWKEQSKEKSDKKGKSKCEKNGLVKAQIALEEASQQLVEKEREKNQGFDFDSFIAETIQLSLQHESTDVDKLNDLNSSVSQIELKGIISKSVSREKQEKGMANLAQLEALYQTSWDSQFVSGGEGCFLIDQFCCEVRKDEQVEKENTYTSYLDKFFSKKEDAEMLEPEPVEEGKLGEKEREESFLSNSGELLFNKQLEAIGIPQFHSPVGSPLKSIQATLTPSAMKSSPQIPHKTYSSILKHLN; encoded by the exons atggcagaaaaatttGAAAGTCTCATGAACATTCATGGTTTTGATCTGGGCTCTCGGTATATGGACTTAAAACCACTGGGCTGTGGTGGAAATGGCTTAGTTTTTTCTGCTGTCGATAATGACTGTGACAAAAGAGTGGCTGTCAAGAAAATTGTCCTTACAGATCCCCAGAGTGTTAAACATGCTCTACGTGAGATCAAAATTATTAGAAGACTTGACCACGACAACATTGTCAAAGTATTTGAAATTCTTGGTCCCAGTGGAAGCCAGTTAACAGATGATGTGGGCTCCCTGACAGAATTGAACTGTGTTTACATTGTCCAGGAATACATGGAGACAGATCTGGCTAATTTGCTAGAGCAAGGCCCTTTACTGGAAGATCATGCCAGACTTTTCATGTACCAGCTGCTACGTGGGCTCAAGTATATTCACTCTGCAAATGTTCTGCATAGAGATCTCAAACCAGCTAATCTTTTCATTAATACTGAAGACTTGGTGCTGAAGATTGGTGACTTTGGTCTTGCACGAATCATGGATCCTCATTATTCCCACAAG GGCCATCTTTCTGAAGGATTGGTTACTAAATGGTACAGATCGCCCCGGCTTTTGCTTTCTCCTAACAACTACACTAAAGCCATTGACATGTGGGCTGCAGGTTGCATCTTTGCTGAAATGCTGACTGGGAAAACCCTTTTTGCAG GTGCACATGAACTTGAACAGATGCAGTTGATTCTAGAATCAATTCCTGTCGTACATGAGGAGGACCGTCAGGAGCTTCTCAATGTAATTCCAGTTTACATTAGAAACGATATGACTGAGCCACACAAACCTTTAACTCAGTTGCTTCCAGGCATCAGTCCTGAAG CACTGGACTTTCTGGAGCAAATTTTGACATTTAGTCCCATGGATCGATTGACAGCAGAAGAAGCTTTGTCCCATCCTTATATGAGCATTTATTCCTTTCCAACGGATGAGCCTATTTCAAGTCATCCTTTTCACATTGAAGATGAGGTTGATGATATTCTGCTAATGGATGAAAGTCACAGCCATATTTATAATTGGGAAAG ATACCATGAAAGTCAGTTTTCAGACCATGACTGGCCTATTCATAATAACTATGAAGCTGATGAAGTTCAGCGTGATCCAAGGGCTCTTTCTGACGTTACTGATGAAGAAGAAGTGCAAGTGGATCCTCGCAAATATTTGGATGGAGATCGTGAAAAGTACCTGGAGGATCCTGCCTTTGACACCCACTTCTCTACGGAGCCTTGCTGGCAGTATTCAGATCACCACGAAAACAAGTATTGTGATCTGGAATGTAGTCACACTTGTAATTACAAAATGAGGTCCTCTTCATACCTAGATAATTTAGTTTGGCGAGACAGTGAAGTTAACCATTACTATGAGCCCAAGCTTATTATAGATCTTTCAAACTGGAAGgaacaaagcaaagaaaagtctgACAAGAAAGGCAAGTCTAAATGTGAAAAGAATGGGTTGGTGAAAGCTCAGATAGCACTTGAGGAAGCATCACAGCAACTTGttgaaaaagaaagggagaagaaTCAGGGGTTTGACTTTGATTCTTTTATAGCAGAAACCATCCAGCTTAGTTTACAACATGAGTCTACTGATGTTGATAAATTAAATGACTTGAATAGTTCAGTGTCTCAGATAGAGTTGAAAGGAATAATATCGAAGTCGGTGAGCAGAGagaagcaggagaaaggaatgGCCAATTTGGCACAGTTAGAAGCTCTGTACCAAACTTCTTGGGACAGTCAGTTTGTCAGTGGTGGGGAGGGATGCTTCCTCATAGACCAGTTCTGTTGCGAAGTAAGGAAAGATGAACaagttgaaaaagaaaatacttacACCAGTTATTTGGACAAATTTTTTAGTAAGAAAGAAGATGCTGAAATGCTAGAACCTGAGCCAGTAGAAGAGGGGAAGCTtggggagaaggaaagagaagagagcTTTCTCAGTAACAGTGGGGAACTCCTCTTCAACAAGCAGCTTGAGGCCATAGGTATTCCTCAGTTTCACAGCCCTGTTGGTTCGCCTCTCAAGTCCATCCAGGCCACGCTAACGCCTTCTGCTATGAAATCATCTCCCCAGATTCCCCACAAAACCTACAGCAGCATTCTGAAACATCTAAACTAA